A part of Allorhodopirellula heiligendammensis genomic DNA contains:
- a CDS encoding transposase, translating to MSNSRVVAADEYEVTFMAREGTKQGGESRQVPVTLTTLEFVRSWCIHIQPDQLTKTRYFGGWSNSQQASYQQRCIDDMNAAELPYAAGAMEFPPAEPEATEPRSTQPTCPRCEQATLRVVSTTPRPSWREIFSRGSKTMPAWYSGSLQGSDRAFWDGANGDGFYDWYLKHQVEGAYAVAAATLDSESAPSSQAMLPGLESGGYYAIE from the coding sequence ATCAGCAATTCACGCGTCGTCGCGGCGGATGAATATGAAGTGACGTTCATGGCTCGCGAGGGAACCAAGCAGGGCGGTGAGTCAAGGCAAGTTCCGGTGACGCTCACTACACTCGAATTCGTACGTAGTTGGTGCATCCATATCCAGCCTGATCAGCTGACCAAGACACGATACTTTGGTGGTTGGAGCAATAGTCAACAAGCGAGTTATCAGCAGCGTTGTATCGATGACATGAATGCCGCCGAGCTACCGTATGCCGCCGGCGCGATGGAGTTCCCACCCGCGGAACCTGAGGCCACCGAACCAAGATCGACCCAGCCAACGTGCCCGCGCTGCGAGCAGGCGACCCTGCGAGTGGTATCGACGACTCCGCGTCCATCTTGGCGAGAGATATTTTCACGTGGCAGCAAAACGATGCCAGCCTGGTACTCCGGTTCGTTGCAAGGATCAGATCGAGCGTTCTGGGACGGTGCCAATGGTGACGGTTTTTACGATTGGTATCTGAAACACCAGGTAGAAGGTGCATACGCAGTCGCGGCGGCGACGCTGGATTCAGAGAGTGCCCCAAGCAGCCAGGCAATGCTCCCAGGACTAGAATCCGGTGGCTACTACGCGATAGAATAG
- a CDS encoding transposase yields MPRQARGEVLDPSQVQVVHCIQRCVRRAFLCGDDPLTGNSYEHRRAWIRDRLEFLASVFAIDCLTFSVMHNHIHLVLRSRADVVAAWSDEEVAQRWLRLFPRRRNEDGSPAVPSKPELDIILNQPEVLAERRRRLSDISWWMRCTAENIARRSNAEDEVRGHFWEGRYRAQILLDESSLLVCAAYVDLNPIRAALAETPETSDYTGAKDRIDDLSEREDRSRPSTHDWERSRRRRRSGWMSPIEIDEQCDEVGPAVDRSGRRASSKGFLSVSMARYLELLDWTGRQLRSDKVGSIPKHLQPILQRIGLDTHGWCDVVRKFGRIFKRAAGTPESLASEACRRGQGWLCARENPLGLSSV; encoded by the coding sequence ATGCCTCGTCAAGCTCGTGGGGAAGTTCTTGATCCTTCTCAAGTTCAGGTGGTCCATTGCATCCAGAGATGCGTCCGTCGGGCGTTTCTCTGTGGAGACGATCCGCTGACGGGGAACTCGTACGAGCACCGTCGTGCTTGGATTCGCGATCGGCTGGAGTTCTTGGCTTCGGTCTTCGCCATCGATTGCTTGACTTTTTCGGTGATGCATAACCACATTCACCTTGTCCTACGCAGTCGGGCTGACGTGGTGGCAGCGTGGTCCGATGAGGAGGTCGCCCAGCGCTGGCTACGGCTGTTTCCCCGCCGGCGTAATGAAGACGGTTCTCCCGCTGTGCCTAGCAAACCGGAGCTGGATATAATTCTCAACCAGCCGGAAGTACTCGCCGAACGACGCCGCCGGTTGTCAGACATCAGTTGGTGGATGCGGTGTACTGCCGAGAATATTGCTCGACGCAGCAATGCCGAGGACGAGGTTCGCGGCCACTTTTGGGAAGGAAGATACCGAGCACAAATCCTGCTCGATGAATCCAGTTTGCTCGTGTGTGCGGCGTACGTTGATCTGAATCCAATCCGCGCTGCATTGGCGGAAACACCGGAGACCAGCGACTACACCGGAGCGAAGGATCGGATCGACGATCTGAGCGAGCGAGAGGATCGCAGTCGGCCGAGTACCCACGACTGGGAGCGGAGTCGTCGTCGAAGACGTAGCGGCTGGATGAGTCCAATCGAGATTGACGAACAGTGCGATGAAGTCGGCCCGGCAGTGGATAGGTCTGGGCGTCGGGCCAGCAGCAAGGGCTTCCTCTCGGTGTCGATGGCGCGGTATCTGGAACTGCTTGACTGGACGGGGCGGCAATTACGCAGCGATAAAGTCGGCAGTATTCCAAAGCATCTGCAACCGATCCTACAACGGATAGGTTTGGACACGCATGGTTGGTGCGATGTGGTGCGTAAGTTTGGACGCATCTTCAAGCGGGCGGCGGGCACGCCTGAGAGTCTTGCGAGTGAAGCGTGCCGACGCGGCCAGGGCTGGCTCTGTGCTCGAGAGAACCCGCTGGGCCTCTCGTCGGTCTGA